In the Leptotrichia sp. oral taxon 847 genome, one interval contains:
- a CDS encoding tetratricopeptide repeat protein gives MKKLLLIGAILVTGALSFSDSKADYEKARTLAAQKKTAEAVKILETLSKTGDAEYKQRANLELGSYYLQQNQITKAKPYLETAFDGGKVVNGYSAEAARLLYLVGIAQKDKKSAEKYILWTDEKTQGKDADIVSSLIIFYFDNNEQSKGTTRYNQAMKSTDKAFVAEVNYNVGQYYLTKNNKSQAKTYLQKAYTGAPQKVNGAGILLAEIAMSEKNTAQAEKYLTEMNTAAGGKNSQILGMLGTFYLQKGDATKAEQYLSKAVAAEPKNVEAKVLLLGIYEMQKNTAKVNSTYNQLKSGTPKVTNAQIGTYFAQAGAGDLAVKYLQKSISEDKNNEAKVLLGQVYAAAGKKAEAVKILQEAVKSNVRGASDVLKQVQSMK, from the coding sequence ATGAAAAAATTATTACTAATAGGAGCAATCTTAGTAACAGGAGCTTTATCATTTTCAGATTCAAAAGCTGATTATGAAAAAGCAAGAACTTTAGCAGCACAAAAGAAAACAGCAGAAGCTGTTAAAATTTTGGAAACACTTTCAAAAACAGGAGATGCAGAATACAAACAAAGAGCAAATTTGGAATTAGGTTCTTATTATTTGCAACAAAATCAAATAACAAAAGCAAAACCTTATTTGGAAACAGCTTTTGACGGTGGAAAAGTTGTAAATGGGTACAGTGCAGAAGCTGCAAGATTATTATATTTGGTAGGAATCGCTCAAAAAGATAAAAAATCAGCCGAAAAATATATTCTTTGGACAGATGAAAAAACTCAAGGAAAAGATGCAGATATCGTTTCAAGCTTAATCATTTTCTATTTTGACAACAACGAACAATCAAAAGGGACTACAAGATACAATCAAGCAATGAAATCAACTGATAAAGCTTTCGTTGCCGAAGTAAACTACAATGTAGGTCAATACTATTTGACAAAAAATAACAAATCACAAGCTAAGACATACCTACAAAAAGCATATACAGGTGCACCGCAAAAAGTAAATGGAGCAGGAATCTTACTAGCTGAAATAGCTATGTCAGAAAAAAATACAGCACAAGCTGAAAAATATTTAACTGAAATGAATACAGCAGCAGGTGGAAAAAATTCTCAAATTTTAGGAATGCTTGGAACTTTCTATTTACAAAAAGGAGATGCAACAAAAGCTGAACAATATTTATCAAAAGCAGTTGCTGCAGAACCTAAAAATGTAGAAGCAAAAGTATTGTTATTAGGAATTTATGAAATGCAAAAAAATACAGCAAAAGTAAATTCAACATATAATCAGTTAAAATCTGGAACACCAAAAGTAACTAATGCTCAAATTGGTACTTATTTTGCGCAAGCAGGTGCAGGGGATTTAGCTGTTAAATATTTACAAAAATCAATTTCAGAAGATAAAAATAACGAAGCAAAAGTTTTATTAGGACAAGTGTATGCAGCTGCAGGTAAAAAAGCAGAAGCCGTAAAAATTTTACAAGAAGCTGTAAAAAGTAATGTAAGAGGCGCATCAGACGTTTTAAAACAAGTTCAATCAATGAAATAA
- a CDS encoding MarR family transcriptional regulator gives MKKGILAMLILFSFATFAEKNHEKTAKLEKNSYCKVPKSHGDYKKINEKDSRVDIDFENCVFDGENYENVKIGILIQDKDKVESYLKKYKFMHLKAGKNLVNNDGNYFYNGSWAFTNDKSYPKDLIENKTTTTAPTKK, from the coding sequence ATGAAAAAAGGTATATTAGCAATGTTAATTTTATTTTCTTTTGCAACTTTCGCTGAAAAGAATCATGAAAAAACTGCAAAATTGGAAAAAAATTCTTACTGTAAAGTCCCAAAATCACATGGAGATTATAAAAAAATTAATGAAAAAGACAGCCGTGTTGATATTGACTTTGAAAACTGCGTATTTGATGGTGAAAACTATGAAAATGTTAAAATTGGAATCTTAATTCAAGATAAAGACAAAGTTGAAAGCTATTTAAAAAAATATAAATTTATGCACTTAAAAGCTGGAAAAAATTTAGTCAATAACGATGGTAACTATTTTTACAACGGTTCTTGGGCTTTTACAAATGACAAATCATACCCAAAGGATTTAATAGAAAATAAGACTACAACAACTGCACCTACAAAAAAATAA
- the hcp gene encoding hydroxylamine reductase — protein sequence MNNMFCFQCQETSRNQGCTVMGVCGKNDEVSNLQDVLIFVVKGVALYSNKLRKNKKIYKNVNEYLYRALFSTITNANFDGEEIKEYIHEGIKLRKFLAKELENSKIPFDSKFEGSKLATFEFDESSDLVDLAREVGVLRTENEDIRSLREIILYGLKGLSAYGFHALNLKFESNEIYDFFERALVATEDNDLSAEELTNLVFETGKFGVDVMALLDRANNSAFGTPEMTKVNIGVGKNPGILISGHDLKDIKELLEQTKGTGIDVYTHSEMLPAHYYPELKKYKHLVGNYGNAWYHQTTEFETFNGPVVFTTNCLVPPKKNATYNDRIFTLNATGLPGWKKLKADKNGKIDFSEVIELAKKCKAPTEIENGTITGGFAHGQVFALADKIVNAVKSGAIKKFIVMSGCDARHTTRKYYSEFAKKLPKDVVILTSGCAKFRYNKLNLGDIDGIPRVLDAGQCNDSYSWAVVALKLKEIFNANDINDLPIEFNIAWYEQKAVIVLLALLYLGVKNIHIGPTLPAFISKNVASLLNEQFGLTGITTVENDLQLFFS from the coding sequence ATGAATAATATGTTTTGTTTTCAATGTCAGGAAACAAGTAGAAATCAAGGTTGCACAGTTATGGGAGTCTGCGGGAAAAATGACGAAGTTTCAAACTTACAGGACGTGCTTATTTTTGTTGTAAAAGGAGTTGCACTTTATTCTAATAAACTCAGAAAAAATAAAAAGATTTACAAAAATGTAAACGAATATTTATATCGTGCACTTTTTTCAACTATAACAAATGCGAACTTTGATGGAGAAGAAATCAAGGAATACATTCATGAAGGTATAAAATTAAGAAAATTTTTAGCAAAAGAATTGGAAAATTCAAAAATTCCATTTGATTCTAAATTTGAAGGCTCAAAACTTGCCACTTTTGAATTCGATGAAAGCAGTGATTTAGTAGACCTAGCTCGTGAAGTTGGCGTTTTAAGAACAGAAAATGAAGATATCCGTTCACTCCGAGAAATAATTCTATATGGCTTAAAAGGACTTTCTGCTTATGGCTTTCATGCACTAAACTTAAAATTTGAAAGTAATGAAATTTATGACTTTTTTGAAAGAGCACTAGTTGCGACCGAAGATAACGACTTAAGCGCCGAAGAACTTACAAATCTTGTCTTTGAAACAGGAAAATTTGGCGTAGATGTGATGGCACTTTTAGACAGAGCGAACAATTCAGCTTTTGGAACGCCTGAAATGACAAAAGTAAATATAGGAGTTGGAAAAAATCCTGGAATTTTGATTTCTGGACACGACTTAAAAGACATAAAAGAGCTTTTGGAACAGACCAAAGGAACTGGAATTGATGTTTACACTCATTCGGAAATGCTGCCAGCTCATTACTATCCTGAATTAAAAAAATACAAACATCTAGTAGGAAATTATGGAAATGCCTGGTATCATCAGACAACAGAATTTGAAACATTCAACGGTCCCGTCGTATTTACCACAAACTGTTTGGTTCCCCCTAAAAAAAATGCAACATACAACGACAGGATATTTACATTAAACGCAACAGGACTACCAGGCTGGAAAAAATTAAAAGCCGACAAAAATGGAAAAATTGATTTTAGCGAAGTTATAGAATTAGCAAAAAAATGTAAAGCACCGACTGAAATTGAAAATGGAACAATCACAGGTGGATTTGCACACGGACAAGTATTTGCCCTTGCTGACAAAATTGTGAATGCAGTAAAATCAGGAGCGATCAAAAAATTCATAGTTATGAGTGGATGCGATGCCAGACATACAACAAGAAAATATTATTCTGAATTTGCAAAAAAATTACCAAAAGATGTCGTAATTTTAACATCAGGATGTGCAAAATTCAGATATAACAAATTAAATCTGGGAGATATTGATGGTATACCTAGAGTTCTTGACGCCGGGCAATGTAACGATTCTTATTCTTGGGCAGTCGTAGCACTAAAATTAAAAGAAATTTTTAATGCAAACGATATAAATGATTTACCAATTGAATTTAATATCGCATGGTACGAACAAAAAGCCGTAATTGTGTTACTTGCGTTACTTTATTTAGGTGTTAAGAACATTCACATCGGTCCGACTTTACCAGCATTTATTTCAAAAAATGTTGCAAGTTTATTAAACGAGCAATTTGGGTTAACTGGTATAACTACCGTTGAAAACGATTTACAGCTGTTTTTCAGTTAA
- a CDS encoding UDP-N-acetylmuramoyl-L-alanyl-D-glutamate--2,6-diaminopimelate ligase, producing MYKIFENVDYKIFHEGETFEIKGIEYDSRKIENDFVFIAMIGSATDGHEFIQSAIDKGAKMIVVEKMVNPERYENSKNVTFVFISNIRKKLGIIASNFYDFPQNKIKIIGVTGTNGKTTSSFILENILEKTARIGTTGNRILNENFPTVNTTPESLELIKLIDKSVKMGAKYFIMEVSSHALQIGRVDMLRFDGAIFTNLTQDHLDFHKTMENYFNAKKKIFTLLRDDGAGIINIDDEYGKRIFEDNRGRSYITFSKNDKNADVYGEIINYTNDGMKIKIDVKNYFEKINSVLQETEYTVEVSLIGDYNLYNILGCVAVLLSMGIDINYILEKLSSISSIPGRFETIKNNLQARIVVDFAHTDDGLLNVGKTLKKITDNKVITIFGAGGDRDHEKRPKMAKAAAKFSDFIILTSDNPRTENPISILAAIEKGLVQIDYPFDKYLIIADRERAIKRGIGMLQKGDSLLIAGKGHETYQIIGKEKIHFDDREIVKKYLKK from the coding sequence ATGTATAAAATTTTTGAAAATGTAGACTACAAAATTTTTCATGAAGGTGAAACTTTTGAAATAAAAGGTATAGAATATGATTCCAGAAAAATAGAAAATGACTTTGTTTTTATCGCTATGATTGGAAGCGCTACTGACGGTCACGAATTTATTCAAAGTGCTATTGATAAAGGTGCAAAAATGATTGTTGTTGAAAAAATGGTAAATCCTGAAAGATATGAAAATTCAAAAAATGTTACTTTTGTTTTCATCTCAAATATAAGAAAAAAATTGGGAATTATTGCTTCAAATTTTTATGATTTTCCACAAAATAAAATAAAAATAATTGGTGTCACTGGGACAAACGGAAAAACTACATCAAGTTTCATTTTGGAAAATATCCTAGAAAAAACCGCTCGAATAGGAACTACTGGAAACCGTATTTTAAACGAAAACTTCCCAACTGTAAACACAACTCCAGAATCACTTGAATTAATAAAATTAATAGATAAAAGTGTGAAAATGGGAGCAAAGTACTTTATAATGGAAGTCAGTTCTCACGCTCTTCAAATTGGACGGGTGGATATGTTAAGATTTGATGGTGCAATTTTTACAAATTTAACTCAAGATCACTTGGATTTTCACAAAACTATGGAAAACTATTTTAATGCCAAGAAAAAAATATTTACGTTGTTAAGAGATGATGGTGCTGGAATTATAAATATTGACGATGAATATGGAAAAAGAATATTTGAAGATAATCGGGGAAGAAGTTATATTACATTTTCAAAAAACGATAAAAATGCCGATGTTTACGGAGAAATTATCAATTACACAAATGATGGAATGAAAATAAAAATTGATGTAAAAAATTATTTTGAAAAAATCAATTCTGTCTTGCAAGAAACAGAATACACAGTAGAAGTAAGTCTAATTGGAGATTACAACCTTTACAACATTTTAGGGTGCGTTGCCGTCCTTTTATCAATGGGGATTGATATCAACTACATTCTAGAAAAATTGTCAAGCATTTCTTCAATTCCGGGAAGATTTGAAACAATAAAAAACAATTTACAAGCCAGAATTGTTGTAGATTTTGCTCATACAGATGATGGACTTTTAAATGTTGGAAAAACTTTGAAAAAAATTACCGACAACAAAGTAATTACAATTTTTGGTGCTGGTGGTGATAGAGATCACGAAAAAAGACCTAAAATGGCAAAAGCTGCCGCTAAATTCAGTGATTTTATAATTTTGACTTCCGATAACCCTAGAACAGAAAATCCGATTTCAATTTTAGCTGCAATTGAAAAGGGACTTGTTCAAATCGACTACCCGTTTGACAAATATTTGATTATTGCTGATAGAGAAAGAGCGATAAAAAGAGGTATTGGAATGCTTCAAAAAGGGGACAGCCTTTTAATCGCTGGAAAAGGACATGAAACTTATCAAATAATTGGAAAAGAAAAAATTCATTTCGATGACAGAGAAATTGTAAAAAAATATTTAAAAAAATAA
- the pepT gene encoding peptidase T, with the protein MNYEKYKTLKERFLKYIKFETRSDENSFSIPSTPSQIEFAEMLKTELEKIGLEDVHIDKACFVIANLPSNTNKKVSTIGFIAHMDTADFNAKNVNPQIFKNYDGNDILLNENLQITLSPKEFPNLKNYVGKTLITTDGTTLLGADDKAGIVEIIEAMKFLIENPQIKHGKVKLAFGPDEEIGRGADNFDVKKFGADYAYTMDGGPVGELQYECFNAAQATFEIKGKSVHPGTAKNKMINASLVAMEIANSFPEEEVPEKTEGYEGFYLLEKMTSNIEEAKMSYILRDHDSKKFEAKKEFVKEVAKKINEKYGNKIVEVKIKDQYYNMQEIIKNHMNVVEIAQKAMKNVGVEPVIEPIRGGTDGSKISFMGLPTPNIFAGGENFHGKYEFVALESMILATDVIVEIVRLNGEGGIN; encoded by the coding sequence ATGAATTATGAAAAATACAAAACTTTAAAAGAAAGATTTCTTAAATATATAAAATTTGAAACAAGATCAGATGAAAATAGTTTTTCTATTCCGTCAACACCTTCTCAAATTGAATTTGCAGAAATGTTAAAAACTGAGTTAGAAAAAATAGGACTGGAAGATGTTCACATAGATAAAGCCTGTTTTGTGATTGCAAATCTTCCATCTAATACTAATAAAAAGGTATCAACAATAGGGTTTATCGCTCATATGGATACAGCGGATTTTAATGCAAAAAATGTAAATCCCCAAATTTTTAAAAATTATGACGGAAATGACATTTTGCTAAATGAAAATTTGCAAATAACTTTATCGCCAAAAGAATTTCCAAATTTGAAAAATTATGTGGGAAAAACTTTAATTACAACTGATGGAACAACACTTCTGGGAGCGGATGACAAAGCTGGAATAGTTGAAATCATTGAAGCTATGAAATTTTTGATTGAGAATCCCCAAATTAAGCATGGAAAAGTAAAACTAGCTTTCGGACCAGATGAAGAAATAGGTCGAGGAGCGGATAATTTTGATGTAAAAAAATTTGGAGCAGATTATGCTTACACGATGGATGGAGGACCTGTTGGAGAACTTCAATACGAATGCTTTAATGCGGCACAGGCAACTTTTGAAATAAAAGGAAAAAGTGTACATCCAGGAACGGCAAAAAATAAAATGATCAATGCAAGTCTTGTGGCAATGGAAATTGCAAATAGTTTTCCAGAAGAAGAAGTGCCTGAAAAAACAGAAGGTTATGAGGGATTTTATCTGCTTGAAAAAATGACTTCAAATATTGAAGAAGCAAAAATGTCATATATTTTGCGTGATCACGATAGTAAAAAATTTGAAGCAAAAAAAGAATTTGTAAAAGAGGTTGCAAAAAAAATAAATGAAAAATATGGCAACAAAATTGTAGAAGTTAAGATAAAAGATCAGTATTATAATATGCAAGAAATTATAAAAAATCATATGAATGTTGTAGAAATCGCTCAAAAAGCTATGAAAAATGTTGGAGTTGAGCCAGTGATTGAACCAATTCGTGGGGGAACAGATGGTTCAAAAATCTCGTTTATGGGACTTCCAACTCCGAATATTTTTGCAGGTGGAGAAAATTTTCACGGAAAATATGAATTTGTTGCACTTGAGAGCATGATTTTGGCGACTGATGTCATTGTGGAAATCGTCAGATTGAATGGAGAAGGGGGAATAAATTAA
- the guaB gene encoding IMP dehydrogenase, translating into MDKKNKIVISEGLTFDDVLLIPQASEVAPNQVVLKTKLTKSLELNVPILSAAMDTVTESKLAIAIAREGGIGFIHKNMTIERQAEEVARVKRYESGMITNPVTLRQDAILEDANKLMREYKISGLPVVDGEGNLKGIITNRDLKYREDLSSKVTEIMTKENLITAPVGTTLDEAKTILLQHRIEKLPIVEGTKLKGLITIKDIDNVINYPNAAKDSQGRLRVGAGVGVGPDSVRRVQALVEAGVDIIAVDSAHGHSKAVINKIKEIREAFPKLDIIGGNIVTKEAALDLIEAGVNAVKVGVGPGSICTTRVVAGVGVPQISAVMDVAEVCSEKGIGVIADGGIKLSGDVVKAIAAGADCVMLGGMLAGTDEAPGEEILYNGRKFKTYAGMGSLAAMKRGSKDRYFQLESATEKLVPEGIESMVPYKGALKDTVYQICGGLRSGMGYCGTPTIEDLKKNGKFVKITGAGLKESHPHDVIITKEAPNYNNSNK; encoded by the coding sequence ATGGATAAAAAAAACAAAATTGTAATTTCTGAAGGATTGACATTTGACGATGTACTTCTCATTCCACAAGCGTCAGAAGTAGCGCCTAATCAAGTTGTGTTAAAGACAAAGCTGACTAAAAGTTTGGAATTAAATGTGCCAATTTTGAGTGCCGCTATGGATACTGTAACAGAATCAAAGCTTGCAATTGCTATTGCAAGAGAAGGTGGAATCGGGTTTATTCATAAAAATATGACGATTGAAAGACAAGCTGAGGAAGTGGCAAGAGTCAAAAGATATGAGAGCGGAATGATTACAAATCCTGTTACATTGCGTCAAGATGCCATTTTGGAAGATGCTAATAAACTTATGAGAGAGTATAAAATTTCAGGACTTCCAGTAGTTGATGGCGAAGGGAATTTAAAAGGGATTATTACAAATAGGGATTTAAAATATAGAGAAGATTTGTCATCTAAAGTTACAGAAATTATGACAAAAGAAAATTTAATAACAGCGCCAGTTGGAACTACACTAGATGAAGCAAAAACAATATTGCTTCAACATAGAATTGAAAAATTGCCAATTGTGGAAGGAACAAAACTAAAAGGATTAATCACGATAAAAGACATTGACAATGTAATAAATTATCCAAATGCCGCAAAAGACAGTCAAGGACGACTTCGTGTGGGAGCGGGAGTTGGTGTTGGACCTGATTCTGTAAGAAGAGTTCAAGCTTTAGTTGAGGCGGGAGTTGATATAATTGCGGTGGATTCAGCTCATGGGCATTCAAAAGCGGTTATAAATAAAATTAAAGAAATTAGAGAAGCTTTTCCAAAATTGGACATTATCGGTGGAAATATTGTTACGAAGGAAGCCGCACTTGATTTGATTGAAGCTGGAGTAAATGCAGTAAAAGTTGGTGTTGGACCTGGCTCAATCTGTACGACGAGAGTTGTGGCAGGAGTAGGAGTTCCACAAATTTCAGCAGTTATGGATGTTGCCGAAGTTTGTAGTGAAAAAGGAATTGGAGTAATAGCAGATGGTGGAATTAAATTGTCTGGAGACGTGGTAAAAGCAATTGCAGCTGGAGCGGATTGTGTAATGCTTGGTGGAATGCTTGCTGGAACTGATGAAGCGCCGGGAGAAGAAATCTTGTACAACGGAAGAAAATTCAAAACTTATGCTGGAATGGGATCACTTGCGGCTATGAAAAGAGGAAGTAAAGATAGATATTTTCAATTGGAATCAGCCACAGAAAAATTAGTTCCAGAAGGAATAGAATCAATGGTTCCATATAAAGGTGCCTTAAAGGATACAGTTTACCAAATTTGTGGAGGACTTCGTTCAGGAATGGGATATTGTGGGACACCAACAATTGAAGATTTGAAAAAAAATGGAAAATTTGTGAAAATAACAGGAGCAGGACTTAAAGAAAGTCATCCTCATGATGTAATTATCACAAAAGAAGCACCAAACTATAATAATTCAAATAAATAA